The genomic window GTTGTCGCAGCGGTGAAGCAGCGTCTCCATCCCCTCCTCGAACGCGTACACCACCGAGCGCTCGCCGCGGGTGGCCGCTTCTTTCATGAACTGCATGCCCAGCGTGGTCTTTCCCACGCCGCTGGGGCCGCTGAGGATGGTGATGGTGCCCCGCTCGATGCCTCCACACAGCATTTCGTCCAGCTCGCCGATGCCGGAGGGGATGGGGGCGGGGTCGAAGGGCCGCTCGTGCGCGGCGGGCACCAGGCGCGGGTACACCTCCATGCCGGTGGCGGTCAGGCGCATGGAGTGGCGGCCGCCCTGGAAGTCCGACCCGCGCATCTTGCTGACGCTCAGGTAGCGGCGGAGCACGCCGTGCCGGGCAGAGATCTCCAGGTCGATGATCCCGTCGCTCATGAAGCGCAGGTCGTCGTCGGGCACGCTCTCGGTGGGCTCGGAGCTCAGCAGTACCGTGGCGCCGTGCTCCACCAGGTAGCGGACGAAGGACAGCGCCTGCTTGCGGAACTGGAAGGCGTCGGGCGCCAGGTAGCGGAGCGTGGTGACGGCGTCGACGAACACCCGCTGCGGCTTGAGCCCCTCGATGGTTTCCACGATCTGCCGCGTGGTGGGGTCGCGCTCCACGTCGGCGGGGGAAAAGATGTCGTAGCTCTGGTTCTGCGCGAAGAACTCGCGGGTGGGGCTCAGGTCCAGGAAGGTGATGCCCGACAGGTCCAGCCCCTGCGCCGCCGCGTCGTTGCGAAGCTGCGTTTCCGACGATTCCAGGGTGATCAGCAGGGCGCGCTCGCCCAGCGCCACGCCGGCGGCCAGGAAGTGAAGGCCCAGCGTGGTCTTGCCGGTGCCGGGGCCGCCGCGCACC from Longimicrobium sp. includes these protein-coding regions:
- a CDS encoding ATPase domain-containing protein translates to MDTGTPRRPTGLPGLDEVLHGGLVPERAYLVRGGPGTGKTTLGLHFLAAGVALGERALLITLESSETQLRNDAAAQGLDLSGITFLDLSPTREFFAQNQSYDIFSPADVERDPTTRQIVETIEGLKPQRVFVDAVTTLRYLAPDAFQFRKQALSFVRYLVEHGATVLLSSEPTESVPDDDLRFMSDGIIDLEISARHGVLRRYLSVSKMRGSDFQGGRHSMRLTATGMEVYPRLVPAAHERPFDPAPIPSGIGELDEMLCGGIERGTITILSGPSGVGKTTLGMQFMKEAATRGERSVVYAFEEGMETLLHRCDNVGISVRDMMADGSLHVVEIEPLRFSPGEFALMVRREVEDRGVKIVMIDGVSGYRLTLAGDDLVMHLHSLGRYLKNMGVTVLLVNETDSITGDFRATDIGVSYLCDNLIFLRYLEMGGELRKVVGVLKKRLSDFAKTLREIEVTCDGVQVGAPLAGLRGVLTGMPERVRHDDPPRG